The following proteins come from a genomic window of Nostoc sp. ATCC 53789:
- a CDS encoding heme oxygenase (biliverdin-producing), protein MSSNLATKLRVGTKKAHTMAENVGFVKCFLKGVVEKNSYRKLVANFYFVYSAMEEEMEKHRQHPILSKINFPQLNRKYTLEQDLSYYFGANWKEQIKLSSAGEAYVKRIREISATEPELLIAHSYTRYLGDLSGGQILKNIAVTAMNLSDGQGTAFYEFPEISDEKAFKAKYRQILDELPLDDAATDRIVEEANAAFGTNMKMFQELEGNLIKAIGVMVFNSLTRRRTRGSTELVTAE, encoded by the coding sequence ATGAGCAGCAATTTAGCAACCAAATTACGTGTAGGCACTAAGAAAGCCCACACAATGGCAGAAAATGTAGGTTTTGTCAAGTGCTTTTTAAAAGGAGTAGTAGAAAAAAACTCTTACCGGAAACTAGTTGCTAACTTCTACTTCGTCTACTCAGCGATGGAAGAAGAAATGGAAAAGCACCGCCAGCACCCAATTCTTTCTAAAATCAACTTTCCCCAGCTAAACCGCAAGTATACCTTAGAGCAAGACCTGAGTTATTACTTTGGTGCTAACTGGAAAGAGCAAATCAAACTATCTTCCGCAGGTGAAGCTTATGTAAAGCGCATCCGAGAAATCTCTGCCACAGAACCAGAACTGTTAATCGCTCATTCATATACTCGTTACTTGGGCGACTTATCTGGGGGACAAATTCTCAAAAACATTGCAGTAACAGCGATGAATTTGTCTGACGGGCAAGGAACAGCTTTTTATGAGTTTCCAGAAATTTCTGACGAGAAGGCATTTAAAGCCAAGTATCGGCAAATTTTGGATGAATTACCCCTTGACGATGCGGCAACCGATCGCATTGTTGAAGAAGCAAACGCCGCCTTTGGCACGAACATGAAGATGTTCCAAGAATTGGAAGGCAATTTGATTAAAGCGATCGGTGTAATGGTGTTCAACAGCCTCACACGGCGACGGACACGCGGTAGTACTGAACTCGTCACTGCTGAGTAA
- the glmM gene encoding phosphoglucosamine mutase produces MVSSITRIPGIPGDSPSEAEGLGKGIESSFGLNLIPLPANPLFGTDGIRGRVGELLSAPLALQVGFWTGIVLRNHATQIGPVILGQDSRNSSDMLAMALSAGLTAAGLEVWYLGLCPTPCIAYLTSISDAIGGVMISASHNPPEDNGIKVFGANGGKLPQILQAEIEAGLRGKISPIAKVSNCGRHYSRFELVGHYGEALKKPLNSDLNLEGMKIVLDLAWGAAVGLAPSVFTEMGAEVICLHNEADGDRINVNCGSTHLDILAATVQEHNADIGFAFDGDADRVLAVDNTGRQVNGDYILYLWGRHLQKNQQLPDNLIVSTVMANLGFEKAWQQIGGKLIRTAVGDQYVQAEMQRTGGMLGGEQSGHILCRHYAVTGDGLLTALHIAALVKEAGVSLAELVDQSFQTYPQILRNVRVTDRDRRLGWEDCEPVQQAIALAEAAMGDSGRILVRASGTEPVIRVMVEAANAELTNYWTNELVSKVQQHLMD; encoded by the coding sequence ATGGTTTCATCTATAACTCGGATACCAGGCATTCCTGGAGATTCTCCTTCCGAAGCTGAAGGATTAGGCAAAGGGATTGAAAGCAGTTTTGGACTGAATTTAATCCCACTACCGGCAAATCCTTTATTTGGTACAGATGGGATTCGCGGGCGAGTCGGAGAATTGCTGAGTGCGCCCTTAGCATTGCAAGTTGGTTTTTGGACGGGGATTGTTTTACGTAACCATGCTACTCAAATAGGGCCAGTCATTCTCGGACAGGACTCTAGAAACTCCAGCGATATGCTAGCAATGGCTTTGAGTGCAGGGTTAACAGCAGCAGGATTAGAAGTTTGGTATTTGGGATTATGTCCCACTCCTTGCATTGCCTATCTCACCAGCATCAGTGATGCGATCGGTGGAGTAATGATTTCTGCTAGCCACAATCCCCCAGAGGATAATGGAATTAAGGTTTTTGGTGCAAATGGTGGAAAGCTACCGCAAATATTACAGGCAGAAATAGAAGCGGGGCTGCGTGGGAAAATATCACCGATCGCTAAAGTCAGTAATTGCGGACGGCATTACTCACGTTTTGAGTTAGTCGGGCATTATGGCGAGGCGTTAAAAAAACCTTTAAACAGTGACCTCAATCTCGAAGGAATGAAGATTGTTTTAGACTTGGCGTGGGGTGCAGCAGTCGGGTTAGCACCGTCAGTATTTACAGAAATGGGGGCAGAGGTGATCTGCTTGCATAACGAAGCAGATGGCGATCGCATTAATGTTAACTGCGGTTCCACTCATTTAGATATTCTTGCCGCCACAGTCCAAGAACACAACGCCGATATCGGCTTTGCCTTCGATGGCGATGCCGATCGCGTCTTAGCAGTAGACAATACTGGCAGGCAAGTTAACGGCGATTACATTCTCTACCTGTGGGGACGGCATTTACAAAAAAACCAACAACTACCAGACAACCTGATTGTGTCTACAGTCATGGCCAACTTGGGCTTTGAAAAAGCTTGGCAACAAATTGGTGGTAAATTAATTCGTACTGCCGTCGGCGATCAGTACGTGCAAGCCGAAATGCAGCGAACTGGGGGAATGTTAGGCGGCGAACAATCAGGTCATATTCTTTGCCGTCATTATGCTGTAACTGGAGATGGCTTGTTAACAGCCTTGCATATAGCAGCTTTGGTGAAAGAAGCAGGTGTTTCCCTAGCAGAATTAGTAGATCAAAGCTTCCAGACATATCCGCAAATCTTGCGGAACGTGCGAGTCACAGATCGCGATCGCCGTTTGGGATGGGAAGATTGCGAACCAGTGCAACAAGCGATCGCTCTTGCTGAAGCCGCAATGGGTGATTCTGGTAGAATCTTGGTTCGCGCCTCTGGTACAGAACCAGTAATCAGAGTCATGGTAGAAGCCGCCAATGCCGAACTTACCAACTACTGGACAAATGAATTAGTTTCAAAAGTCCAGCAACATCTGATGGACTAA
- a CDS encoding glycosyltransferase family A protein encodes MLVFVIPLKSAKVSNSWERVTQLFERCIKSVCNQTSPNFHVIVVCHEKPKIEFTHSHITYVTVDFSPPNETNPVAKGDTDKGRKILKGLIYAQQFSPTHTMAIDADDCVSKKLAQFIQQHPDSDGWVINKGYKYQEGSKYVYIKRRNFYKMCGSCNIIRYDLNYLPESAEYNRGYGYYRYYIDHGKVRNILEDKGKAIKSLPFPGAIYILDTGENLFDNSKRLKFNIFNRKLLNQSVEDEFGLYNLQQSQNICQV; translated from the coding sequence ATGCTTGTTTTTGTTATCCCACTTAAAAGTGCAAAAGTTTCCAATTCCTGGGAACGTGTTACCCAATTATTTGAAAGATGCATTAAATCAGTTTGCAATCAAACCTCACCTAACTTTCACGTTATTGTTGTTTGTCACGAAAAGCCAAAAATCGAATTCACCCATTCTCATATTACATACGTTACAGTTGATTTTTCTCCTCCCAACGAGACTAACCCTGTAGCGAAAGGAGACACAGATAAAGGGCGTAAAATCCTGAAAGGATTGATTTATGCTCAACAATTTTCTCCGACTCACACTATGGCAATTGATGCTGATGATTGTGTCAGCAAAAAATTAGCCCAATTTATTCAACAACATCCTGATTCGGATGGATGGGTTATTAACAAAGGTTATAAATATCAGGAAGGTAGTAAATATGTATATATTAAAAGAAGAAATTTTTATAAAATGTGCGGTAGTTGTAACATTATTCGCTATGATCTGAACTATTTGCCCGAAAGCGCAGAGTATAATCGTGGCTACGGATACTATAGATATTATATAGATCACGGCAAAGTTAGGAATATTTTAGAGGATAAAGGAAAAGCTATTAAATCATTACCATTTCCAGGAGCAATTTATATCCTGGACACAGGAGAAAATCTTTTTGATAATTCCAAAAGATTAAAATTTAACATTTTTAATCGCAAATTATTAAATCAATCGGTTGAGGACGAATTTGGATTGTACAACTTACAGCAATCCCAAAATATTTGTCAAGTATAA
- the hpsL gene encoding hormogonium polysaccharide biosynthesis protein HpsL: MPKIKSKSKTSKKSKKQTSKETSTLSLKEQLAQKRKAALARKELISLLTTATFGGLFIGVVLFFVGGIKAAVPGVLGIIIMSLSYKYPRQALYAFIIYVPVGGTITYYLGSSPILQLAKDAFYVPALIGLWQTCRKQGLPLIIPQGIKIPLYIVLGCSVLTLLFVNGGQQFNPPSVGLLEKAEKEIPLGMGILGLKVFLGYVPLIGCAYYLIRDKRDFLFLSRLQIVLILFCCVLGCIQYLLLLTGICQGTRGLEGNALFVTSLEARCYFGGALLYSPEEGVIRLPGTFVAPWQWAWFLISSTFFTFATGFTDPSFIWRIVGLGSLVTVFINAVISGQRIALALVPICFGILLLLTGQIGNLKKFIPIGIGLAIVLGIVMVTNPTVVQERTESFTSRWDASPPQDFIVQQFEENWKNVDGPLGSGLGRATNSARAMGKTKLVETYYPKVLFEVGIIGVLAFLGLVTTLTIMGFKTYRSIKNRNFRSYGAALWVFILFISYNTYYYPLDVDPVAVYYWFFAGVLFKLPELEKQDKEDADPEQKNKRKRLKTI; the protein is encoded by the coding sequence ATGCCGAAAATAAAGTCAAAATCCAAGACATCTAAAAAATCGAAAAAGCAGACTTCTAAGGAAACTTCTACTCTTAGTCTCAAAGAACAGTTAGCCCAAAAACGCAAAGCAGCCCTAGCACGTAAAGAACTCATTAGTTTACTCACCACCGCCACTTTTGGCGGTTTATTCATTGGCGTTGTGCTTTTTTTCGTAGGTGGAATTAAAGCAGCAGTCCCCGGTGTTTTAGGGATAATCATCATGTCCCTTTCTTACAAATATCCGCGCCAAGCGCTATATGCCTTCATCATTTACGTACCTGTTGGGGGCACTATCACCTACTATTTAGGCAGTAGTCCCATACTCCAATTAGCTAAAGATGCCTTTTATGTTCCAGCGCTAATTGGACTTTGGCAAACTTGTCGAAAGCAGGGATTACCTTTAATTATTCCCCAAGGCATTAAAATTCCGCTTTATATTGTCTTGGGTTGCAGTGTATTAACACTATTATTTGTCAATGGTGGACAGCAGTTTAACCCGCCTAGCGTCGGACTATTAGAAAAAGCAGAGAAAGAAATACCTTTAGGTATGGGAATTTTGGGGTTAAAAGTATTTTTAGGCTATGTCCCTCTGATTGGTTGTGCTTACTATCTAATTCGGGATAAGCGGGATTTTCTCTTTTTATCGCGCCTCCAAATTGTTCTCATACTGTTTTGTTGTGTGTTGGGATGTATCCAATACCTCTTACTGCTAACTGGTATATGTCAAGGCACTAGGGGTCTTGAAGGAAATGCCCTATTTGTCACATCACTAGAAGCCCGGTGTTATTTTGGTGGAGCGCTTTTATATAGTCCCGAAGAAGGGGTAATTCGTCTGCCAGGAACATTTGTAGCCCCTTGGCAATGGGCGTGGTTCTTAATTTCCAGCACCTTTTTTACCTTTGCCACTGGCTTCACCGATCCCTCTTTTATTTGGCGGATAGTCGGCTTAGGTTCTTTAGTGACAGTCTTTATCAATGCTGTAATTTCTGGACAAAGAATCGCCTTAGCCTTAGTACCAATCTGTTTCGGGATTTTGCTATTGCTGACTGGTCAAATTGGCAACCTTAAAAAATTTATCCCCATAGGTATAGGACTGGCTATAGTTTTAGGAATTGTGATGGTAACTAACCCTACCGTCGTCCAAGAGAGAACCGAGAGTTTTACTAGTCGCTGGGACGCTTCACCACCTCAAGATTTTATCGTCCAGCAATTTGAAGAGAATTGGAAAAACGTAGATGGGCCTTTGGGAAGTGGCTTAGGTCGAGCAACTAACTCTGCCCGCGCAATGGGTAAAACTAAACTGGTAGAAACCTACTATCCCAAAGTCCTTTTTGAAGTTGGAATTATTGGAGTACTAGCTTTTTTGGGTTTGGTAACAACTTTAACAATTATGGGCTTTAAAACCTATCGCTCCATAAAGAACCGTAATTTCCGCAGTTACGGAGCAGCTTTATGGGTGTTTATATTGTTTATTAGCTACAACACCTACTACTATCCTCTAGATGTTGACCCGGTTGCTGTCTATTATTGGTTTTTTGCAGGAGTTCTTTTTAAACTGCCAGAATTAGAGAAACAAGATAAGGAAGATGCCGACCCTGAGCAAAAAAACAAGAGAAAACGTCTAAAAACAATTTAA
- a CDS encoding glycosyltransferase family 4 protein gives MAKVIIGGQKHLSIPNLPRNSRHTLIYPKPFPAGRYPIEKIWYPLASFMAWQPVWQRYQAIHSFNRILYTNKPWFLTFEDHRVLYRNPQNQVEAAIYELLNNRLALDNCQKIIAISDYAKLRLIKRIEGWKIEEKVSKKVDVIHPNFPIKVKQSKLYQEQQNLQLVFIGNHIARKGGVVALRLAQKAEKLGLPITVHIISGLEHGSGVPTDFPDRSKYVEDLKLLKLSNVVFHRNIPNDKVLELLSQSHFQLMATLHDTYGYSIIEGFSVATPVITTNVCALPEFVRNGENGYILELPINEIRHWSNWLHGDKTKTDEYWEIVDSTYDYLAEQALQQIMQFLDRSDKREHYEFLSAGALAQAQLVHNSEKQNELFDNLYAAAAVGV, from the coding sequence ATGGCAAAAGTTATCATAGGAGGTCAAAAACACCTCAGCATTCCAAACTTACCTCGAAATTCTCGGCATACACTCATCTACCCCAAGCCTTTCCCCGCAGGCAGATATCCTATAGAAAAAATTTGGTATCCTTTAGCCAGTTTTATGGCTTGGCAACCTGTATGGCAAAGATACCAAGCAATTCATTCTTTCAACAGAATTTTATATACAAATAAACCTTGGTTTCTCACCTTTGAGGATCATCGTGTTTTATATAGAAATCCTCAAAATCAAGTTGAAGCAGCAATTTATGAATTATTAAATAATCGATTAGCACTAGACAATTGTCAAAAAATTATTGCAATTTCTGATTATGCCAAGTTGAGATTAATCAAGCGGATAGAAGGTTGGAAAATAGAAGAAAAAGTAAGTAAGAAAGTGGATGTTATTCATCCCAATTTCCCAATAAAAGTTAAGCAATCGAAACTTTATCAGGAACAACAAAATCTCCAGCTTGTATTTATCGGAAATCACATTGCCCGTAAAGGTGGAGTTGTTGCTTTAAGACTAGCTCAGAAAGCTGAAAAACTAGGTTTGCCGATTACTGTACATATAATATCGGGACTAGAACATGGTTCAGGAGTTCCAACTGATTTCCCCGATCGCAGTAAATATGTAGAGGATTTAAAGTTACTGAAATTAAGTAACGTTGTATTCCATAGAAATATTCCTAATGACAAAGTTCTTGAGCTATTATCGCAAAGCCATTTTCAATTAATGGCAACATTACATGATACTTATGGCTATAGTATCATTGAAGGTTTTTCTGTTGCAACTCCTGTAATTACGACAAATGTATGCGCCTTACCAGAGTTTGTTCGTAATGGTGAAAATGGCTATATTTTAGAGTTGCCAATTAATGAAATTAGGCACTGGAGCAATTGGCTACATGGAGACAAAACTAAAACCGATGAATATTGGGAAATTGTCGATAGCACTTATGACTATTTAGCAGAACAAGCATTACAACAAATTATGCAATTTCTTGATAGAAGTGATAAGCGAGAACATTACGAATTTCTAAGTGCAGGAGCATTAGCTCAAGCGCAACTTGTACATAACTCCGAAAAGCAAAATGAGTTATTTGATAATCTCTATGCGGCTGCGGCGGTGGGAGTATAA
- the hpsN gene encoding hormogonium polysaccharide biosynthesis glycosyltransferase HpsN has product MDNYPLISVVIPTYGREEALRDSIVDVLKQDYPNFEVLVVDQTPTHQPEIQAYLEEMADVGKIKWLRLDWASLPGARNYAVRRSSGEIILFIDDDVQLTPELLTAHAKNYLQNPEVGAVAGRVFDRMKLGDSGGDLQIEYLPPEAMDPGIAWYHIDLVHTTKPQQVLTARGCNMSFRREIFTKYGLRFDERFRGSAVREESDFCLRVRQTGYKIWYDPEAHLVHLGEETGGCHDISMRSLKYQLTFYHNHFLLGLKNLTATQALRLYGRLFDCHVLGRPPCHKSGSPIKIATRGIFYILGFFKALGTVIQSLWNDGQIYSRLDKQV; this is encoded by the coding sequence ATGGATAATTATCCTTTAATTTCTGTAGTTATCCCGACTTATGGTAGAGAGGAAGCGCTACGAGATAGCATTGTAGATGTCCTGAAACAGGATTATCCCAATTTTGAAGTTTTAGTAGTAGACCAAACCCCAACACACCAACCAGAAATTCAAGCCTACCTAGAAGAGATGGCAGATGTAGGTAAAATTAAATGGTTGCGATTAGATTGGGCAAGTTTGCCAGGGGCGCGAAATTATGCTGTGCGGCGGTCTTCTGGTGAAATAATATTATTTATAGATGATGATGTTCAGCTAACCCCAGAATTGTTAACAGCCCATGCGAAAAATTATTTGCAAAACCCAGAAGTGGGGGCTGTGGCTGGACGGGTGTTTGACAGAATGAAATTAGGTGATTCTGGAGGAGATTTACAGATTGAATATTTGCCTCCCGAAGCTATGGACCCAGGAATTGCTTGGTATCATATTGATTTAGTACATACCACCAAGCCCCAACAAGTACTGACAGCGAGGGGCTGTAATATGTCATTTCGCCGCGAAATTTTTACTAAGTATGGATTGAGGTTTGATGAGAGGTTTCGCGGTAGTGCAGTGCGCGAAGAGTCAGATTTTTGTTTGCGGGTGCGACAAACCGGGTATAAAATTTGGTACGACCCAGAAGCCCATTTGGTGCATTTAGGCGAAGAAACAGGGGGTTGTCATGATATTAGTATGCGATCGCTAAAATATCAACTCACCTTTTATCACAACCATTTCCTACTAGGGCTGAAAAACCTGACTGCGACTCAAGCTTTACGCCTATACGGTCGTTTATTTGACTGTCACGTTCTGGGACGACCACCTTGCCATAAAAGTGGTTCCCCCATCAAAATTGCCACTCGCGGTATTTTCTACATTTTGGGTTTTTTCAAAGCCTTGGGTACTGTCATCCAATCACTATGGAACGATGGTCAAATTTACAGCCGATTGGATAAACAAGTTTAG
- the hpsO gene encoding hormogonium polysaccharide biosynthesis glycosyltransferase HpsO encodes MKILVASHTYIVDLNCEKLRALSQLEPDIEVTVVVPKRWKPGGVQNRIIETEYRDEGKFRIVPVSNFSQNHQGLLTFGADLISLLKQFRPQIIQVEQGSRALAYTQMIALNQLLGLKAKNIFFTWWNLPYQLKRPIYLLEKYNLNHSHGIISGNQDGAEVLRQRGYKGAIKVMPQLGIDESLFTPKAQPELAAKFGIHKEDFVVGFVGRFVQEKGLLTLLQALITLKNKPWKLLLLGRGELQTELLRIAAENNIKERLILIESVPHDEVVSYINLMSTLVLPSETTYKFKTLTSAGWKEQFGHVLIEAMACQVPVIGSDSGEIPYVIGDAGLVFPEGDVQALANCLVQLMDKPDFAHNLGEMGYQKAMVQYTNKALAKQQLEFYQELVISH; translated from the coding sequence ATGAAAATCTTAGTTGCTAGTCATACTTATATCGTAGACCTCAACTGTGAGAAATTACGCGCTTTATCTCAACTAGAACCTGACATTGAAGTGACAGTTGTAGTCCCAAAGCGCTGGAAACCAGGCGGTGTACAAAACAGAATTATTGAAACTGAATACCGCGATGAAGGCAAATTTAGAATAGTTCCAGTTTCTAATTTTAGTCAAAATCATCAGGGACTCCTTACTTTTGGAGCCGATTTGATATCTTTATTAAAACAATTTCGCCCGCAAATCATCCAAGTTGAACAAGGTTCTAGAGCCTTGGCTTATACTCAGATGATTGCCTTAAATCAGCTATTAGGACTCAAGGCAAAAAATATATTTTTTACCTGGTGGAATCTTCCTTACCAACTGAAACGACCAATTTATTTATTAGAGAAATATAACCTTAACCACAGCCACGGCATTATTTCTGGCAATCAGGATGGAGCAGAAGTTTTGCGACAACGGGGATATAAAGGAGCAATTAAAGTCATGCCGCAACTGGGCATAGATGAAAGTTTATTTACTCCCAAAGCTCAACCAGAGTTAGCAGCTAAATTTGGTATTCATAAAGAGGATTTTGTAGTAGGTTTTGTAGGGCGATTTGTCCAAGAAAAGGGTTTATTAACGCTTTTGCAAGCCTTAATTACATTGAAAAATAAACCTTGGAAATTACTATTATTGGGGCGAGGAGAGTTGCAAACTGAATTACTCAGAATCGCAGCAGAAAACAATATTAAAGAACGGTTAATTTTAATCGAAAGTGTTCCTCACGATGAGGTTGTAAGTTATATCAATTTAATGAGTACTTTAGTATTACCTTCAGAAACAACTTACAAGTTTAAAACTTTAACTTCTGCTGGCTGGAAAGAGCAATTTGGTCATGTGCTAATTGAAGCGATGGCTTGCCAAGTTCCTGTGATTGGTTCTGATTCCGGCGAAATTCCCTATGTCATTGGCGATGCTGGCTTAGTATTTCCTGAAGGTGATGTTCAAGCTCTGGCTAATTGCTTAGTTCAATTAATGGATAAACCAGATTTTGCTCATAATCTCGGTGAAATGGGTTATCAAAAAGCAATGGTTCAATATACCAATAAAGCTTTGGCGAAACAGCAATTAGAATTTTATCAAGAGTTGGTCATTAGTCATTAG
- the hpsP gene encoding hormogonium polysaccharide biosynthesis glycosyltransferase HpsP, with protein MKVLQIVPSISLIYGGPSQMVLGLAPALVKEGVEVTILTTDSNGDNGQTPLDVPLNCPIKQDGYEIIYFRCAPFRRYKFSLDLLNWLKNHAHEFDIAHIHALFSPIISAAAIVCRQQKLPYIFRPLGTLDPADLQKKKQLKQLYVAIIERQNLAGAAAIHFTSEQEAKISERFGVSTPDLVIPLGVIPRQSSIKNVCSQLEIPKDVPLVLFMSRIDPKKGLNLLIPALEKLLTVGYKFHFVLAGTNPQDPDYEQKIISQIQNSPLRSHTTITGFVTGELKVSLLQAADLFVLPSYYENFGIAVAEAMVAGVPVVISDQVHICQQIRDSESGWVGATDVQALVELLQEALQNPAERQRRGLNAQKYALENFSWDAIARQTIQAYQKILDNKLI; from the coding sequence ATGAAAGTATTACAAATTGTTCCCTCAATTTCTCTAATTTACGGTGGGCCGAGTCAAATGGTACTTGGATTAGCTCCGGCGTTAGTAAAAGAGGGAGTGGAAGTTACAATTCTCACAACTGATAGTAATGGTGATAATGGTCAAACACCTCTGGATGTTCCTTTAAATTGTCCCATTAAACAAGATGGCTATGAAATAATTTACTTTCGTTGTGCGCCTTTTCGCCGCTATAAATTTTCTCTAGATTTATTAAACTGGCTAAAAAATCATGCTCACGAGTTTGACATAGCACATATCCATGCTCTATTCTCCCCAATAATTAGTGCTGCTGCTATTGTGTGTCGCCAGCAAAAGCTACCTTATATTTTCCGTCCTTTGGGTACTCTCGATCCGGCTGATTTACAGAAGAAAAAGCAATTAAAACAGCTTTATGTTGCAATTATAGAACGCCAAAATTTAGCTGGTGCGGCAGCTATTCATTTTACCAGCGAGCAAGAAGCTAAGATATCAGAAAGATTTGGAGTATCTACACCAGATTTGGTGATTCCCTTGGGTGTGATTCCCCGTCAATCTTCTATTAAAAATGTATGTAGTCAGCTAGAAATACCAAAGGATGTGCCTTTGGTGCTGTTTATGTCACGAATTGACCCGAAAAAAGGGTTAAATTTGTTGATTCCGGCGCTAGAGAAGCTGTTAACGGTTGGTTATAAGTTTCATTTTGTCTTAGCTGGGACAAATCCTCAAGATCCAGATTACGAACAAAAGATAATATCCCAAATTCAAAATTCACCACTGCGATCGCACACTACAATTACAGGCTTTGTCACTGGTGAACTCAAAGTTAGTTTACTACAAGCTGCCGATTTATTTGTCTTGCCTTCCTACTACGAAAATTTTGGGATTGCTGTAGCTGAAGCGATGGTTGCAGGTGTACCCGTAGTCATTTCTGACCAAGTGCATATTTGTCAACAGATACGTGATAGTGAGTCGGGTTGGGTAGGCGCAACAGATGTCCAAGCACTGGTAGAGTTACTCCAAGAAGCTTTGCAAAATCCCGCAGAACGCCAGCGACGGGGATTAAACGCCCAAAAATATGCATTAGAAAATTTTAGCTGGGATGCGATCGCAAGGCAAACAATTCAAGCCTACCAAAAAATTCT